Proteins encoded together in one Lathyrus oleraceus cultivar Zhongwan6 chromosome 5, CAAS_Psat_ZW6_1.0, whole genome shotgun sequence window:
- the LOC127084657 gene encoding uncharacterized protein LOC127084657, with product MKLLCIYKQPPSSPFASVSKLLLNNHKAIFKNVSSFSLCCKVHALKEDSKQYEIDPEKAKEALKELDQKIQSISNKQVSSPPKLKVLDMKPTREGMISENGKLEISESFLALGAGALVLFTIFYNVLFITVIKPSIDGP from the exons ATGAAGCTTCTTTGCATCTATAAGCAGCCACCATCATCACCTTTTGCATCAGTTTCTAAACTGTTATTAAATAATCATAAAGCCATATTCAAAAACgtttcttcattttctttatgTTGTAAAGTTCATGCATTGAAGGAAGATTCAAAGCAATATGAGATAGATCCAGAGAAGGCGAAAGAAGCCCTCAAAGAGCTTGACCAGAAAATCCAATCTATCTCTAATAAACAAGTTTCATCTCCTCCAAAACTCAAGG TTTTAGATATGAAGCCTACGAGAGAGGGAATGATAAGTGAGAATGGGAAGCTAGAAATTTCAGAGTCGTTTCTTGCACTTGGAGCTGGTGCACTTGTTCTATTTACTATATTCTACAATGTACTTTTTATTACTGTAATTAAGCCATCTATTGATGGTCCATAG